In one window of Ovis aries strain OAR_USU_Benz2616 breed Rambouillet chromosome 5, ARS-UI_Ramb_v3.0, whole genome shotgun sequence DNA:
- the LOC101104994 gene encoding olfactory receptor 7A17-like, translating to MERGNDTRISEFLLLGFSEDPQLQPIIFGLFLSMYLITVFGNLLIILAITSDSHLHTPMYFFLSNLSFVDICFTSTTIPKMLWNIQTQRKVITYEGCITQIYFLILFAVLDIFLLTVMAYDRFVAICHPLHYTVIMNPRLCGLLVLMSWIINILNSSLQSLMMLQLSFCTNIEIPHFFCELNHMVQLACSDTFLNNIVMYLAAVLLGGGPFAGILYSYSKIVSSICRISSAQGKYKAFSTCASHLTVVSLFYCTMLGVYLSSAATHNAHSSATASVMYTVITPMLNPFIYSLRNKDMKRALKVFFVRGTV from the coding sequence ATGGAACGGGGCAATGATACACGAAtttcagaatttcttcttctgggattttcAGAGGATCCACAACTACAGCCCATCATATTTGGGCTTTTCCTCTCTATGTACCTGATCACTGTTTTTGGAAACCTGCTCATCATCTTGGCCATCACTTCAGACTCTCACctgcacacccccatgtacttcttcctctccaacctgTCCTTTGTGGACATCTGTTTCACTTCCACCACCATTCCAAAGATGCTGTGGAACATCCAAACACAGAGGAAAGTTATCACCTATGAAGGCTGCATcacacagatttattttctcatccTCTTTGCAGTGTTGGACATTTTTCTCCTGactgtgatggcctatgaccgctttgTGGCCATCTGCCATCCCCTGCATTACACTGTCATCATGAACCCAAGACTTTGTGGACTGTTGGTGTTGATGTCCTGGATCATAAATATTCTTAATTCCTCATTACAAAGCTTAATGATGCTGCAACTGTCCTTCTGCACAAACATTGAAATTCCCCACTTTTTCTGCGAACTCAATCATATGGTCCAACTTGCCTGTTCTGACACATTTCTTAATAACATAGTGATGTATTTGGCAGCTGTCCTGCTGGGTGGTGGTCCCTTTGCTGGTATCCTTTACTCTTACTCTAAGATAGTCTCCTCTATATGCAGAATCTCATCTGCCCAGGGGaaatataaagcattttccaCCTGTGCATCTCACCTCACCGTTGTCTCCTTATTTTATTGTACAATGCTTGGAGTGTACCTTAGCTCTGCAGCTACCCACAATGCACACTCAAGTGCAACAGCCTCGGTGATGTACACAGTCATCAcacccatgctgaaccccttcatctacagCCTGAGGAATAAAGACATGAAGAGGGCTCTGAAAGTATTCTTTGTGAGAGGTACTGTATAA
- the LOC101105246 gene encoding olfactory receptor 7A17-like — protein MGPGNETPVSEFILLGLSNEPELQPLIFGLFLSMYLITVFGNLLIILAVSSDSHLHNPMHFFLSNLSFVDICFISTTVPKMLRNIRTQKKVITYEGCIIQMHFFLFFATLDVFLLTVMAYDRFVAICHPLHYTVIMNPWLCGLLVLLSWIMSALNSLTQSIMVLWLAFCTDLEIPHFFCEVNQVVQLACSDTFLNDMLMYFAAGVYGGISLTGILYSYSKIVSSILGISSAQGKYKAFSTCASHLSVVALFFCTVLGVYLSSAATHSSQSSAVSSVIYTVVTPMLNPFIYSLRNKDIKRALRRIIGMAAI, from the coding sequence ATGGGACCTGGGAATGAGACACCAGTTTCAGAATTTATTCTCCTGGGATTATCAAATGAACCAGAACTGCAGCCCCTCATATTTGGGCTTTTCCTCTCCATGTACCTGATCACTGTGTTTGGAAATCTGCTCATCATCCTGGCTGTCAGCTCAGACTCCCACCTCCACAACCCCATGCACTTCTTCCTCTCCAATCTGTCCTTTGTAGACATCTGTTTTATCTCTACCACTGTCCCAAAGATGTTGAGGAACATAAGGACACAGAAGAAAGTAATAACCTATGAAGGCTGCATCATCCAGatgcattttttcttattttttgcaaCATTGGACGTGTTCCTCCTGAccgtgatggcctatgaccgctttgTGGCCATCTGCCACCCACTCCACTACACAGTCATCATGAACCCCTGGCTCTGTGGACTCCTGGTTCTGCTGTCCTGGATCATGAGTGCTCTGAATTCCTTGACACAAAGCATAATGGTGTTGTGGCTGGCCTTCTGTACAGACTTGGAAATCCCCCACTTTTTCTGTGAAGTTAATCAAGTGGTTCAGCTTGCTTGTTCTGACACTTTTCTTAATGACATGTTGATGTATTTTGCAGCTGGGGTGTATGGTGGCATTTCCCTCACTGGAATACTTTACTCATATTCTAAGATAGTTTCCTCTATACTAGGAATTTCATCTGCTCAGGGGAAGTATAAAGCATTTTCCACCTGTGCCTCTCACCTCTCAGTTGTCGCTTTATTCTTTTGCACAGTCCTGGGAGTGTATCTTAGCTCTGCTGCTACTCACAGCTCACAATCAAGCGCTGTTTCCTCGGTGATATACACTGTGGTCAcacccatgctgaaccccttcatctaTAGTCTGAGGAATAAAGACATAAAGAGGGCTCTGAGAAGGATCATTGGGATGGCAGCTATATAA
- the LOC101105497 gene encoding olfactory receptor 7A17-like, which produces MEPENDTHISEFLLLGISNESELQPLIFGLFLTMYLITLFGNLLIILAVSSDSHLHTPMYFFLSNLSFVDICFISTTIPKMLWNIQMQSKVITYEGCINQIYFLLLFAGLDDFLLTVMAYDRFVAICHPLHYTVIMNPWLCGLLVLVSWMMSALNSLIQILMMLRLSFCRVPEIPNYFCELNQVVRSACSDTFLNDVMVYVAAGLLSGGPFTGILYSYSKIVSSIRRISSAQGKYRAFSTCASHLSVVSLFYCTILGVYLNPADAHNSHSSAIASVMYTVVTPMLNPFIYSLRNKDIKEALKRFIEQ; this is translated from the coding sequence ATGGAACCAGAGAATGATACACATAtttcagaatttcttcttcttggaataTCAAATGAATCAGAACTTCAGCCCCTCATATTTGGGCTTTTCCTCACCATGTACCTGATCACTTTGTTTGGAAACCTGCTCATCATCCTGGCTGTCAGCTCAgactcccacctccacacccccatgtacttcttcctctccaacctgTCCTTTGTAGACATCTGTTTCATCTCTACCACCATCCCAAAGATGCTGTGGAATATCCAGATGCAGAGCAAAGTTATCACCTATGAAGGCTGCATCAACCAGATATACTTTTTACTACTCTTTGCAGGGTTGGATGACTTCCTCCTGAccgtgatggcctatgaccggtttgtggccatctgccacccccTGCACTACACAGTCATCATGAACCCCTGGCTCTGTGGACTGCTGGTTCTAGTGTCATGGATGATGAGTGCCTTGAATTCCTTGATACAAATCTTAATGATGTTGCGGCTGTCCTTCTGTAGAGTCCCGGAGATCCCCAACTATTTCTGTGAACTCAATCAGGTAGTCCGAAGTGCCTGTTCCGACACCTTTCTTAATGATGTGATGGTGTATGTTGCAGCTGGGCTGCTGAGTGGTGGTCCATTCACTGGAATACTTTACTCTTACTCTAAGATAGTTTCCTCCATACGACGAATCTCATCAGCTCAGGGGAAGTACAGAGCATTTTCCACCTGTGCATCTCACCTCTCAGTTGTCTCCTTATTTTATTGTACAATCCTAGGAGTATACCTTAACCCTGCTGATGCCCACAACTCACACTCAAGTGCAATAGCCTCAGTGATGTACACTGTGGTCACCCCGatgctgaaccccttcatctacagTCTTCGGAATAAAGACATAAAGGAGGCTCTGAAAAGATTCATTGAGCAATAA